The proteins below are encoded in one region of Colias croceus chromosome 17, ilColCroc2.1:
- the LOC123698946 gene encoding dolichyl-diphosphooligosaccharide--protein glycosyltransferase subunit 4, with protein sequence MITDIQLAVFSNILGVSIFLLVILYHYINANSSK encoded by the coding sequence ATGATTACCGACATTCAGCTGGCAGTTTTCTCGAATATCCTTGGCGTATCCATATTTCTACTCGTTATCCTATATCACTACATCAATGCGAATAGCAGCAAGTAA
- the LOC123698947 gene encoding uncharacterized protein LOC123698947, with protein sequence MYLSSASSQLLLYDANSYDLKKSYKCYDGVLRDVSWSDDSKYLLQINSKGLVEVLTPAEHEVRSLQHIPVKDSWSASFHRDGHRNVAIGTKNGEVMIWDTKNKGVTKAFPTPPTPSCVNIISYNSKNTSLAASMQNGDTVIYGLVSNIPVCTVKLNCSKSISAMKFHHESRSSLGLATDEGHVILRDITTNKDKALFENIHASPVSDLTFSLINRDVMLSSGYDKVMHVYDTRLQNVVSTIKTSYALTSLAINTENHVALGTKNGYVIIYDLRDLTMPFKILKGHEEEVRKVAFQPHRKKTLSTELSINERVECNSPMKVQSPVRSRNSDLFYVNNTPPKVSCDVPESEVRRSTSDNKADSFLVMMGLDEKSNVDFEDEFNKSPEHFRKSDKIELRYRQLDAEKNINKASTPLSSRGVDNIIFPSPLVLINGVPDDGRTSNTNIRQANLQPVGIDNKTVEELKDFIKLSLSYVADDVRSSYLSTMMELTKQKLYLEKQLANMSNQIDTLVQNQNALIEANRKLVLQVDQLKSYQNSF encoded by the exons atgtatttatcgTCAGCGAGTTCGCAACTTTTGCTTTACGATGCAAACagttatgatttaaaaaagtcCTACAAATGTTACGACGGTGTTCTACGAGATGTTTCTTGGAGTGacgatagtaaatatttattacag atAAACTCCAAAGGCCTTGTAGAAGTACTCACTCCAGCTGAGCATGAAGTCCGTAGCTTACAACACATACCAGTCAAAGATTCTTGGTCAGCAAGTTTCCACAGAGATGGTCACCGAAATGTTGCTATTGGTACAAAGAATGGTGAAGTCATGATATgggatacaaaaaataaaggagTTACGAAAGCATTCCCTACACCACCCACTCCATCTTGTGTTAATATAATAAGCTACAACTCTAAAAATACAAGTCTAGCTGCATCAATGCAAAATGGAGATACAGTTATTTACGGCCTTGTCTCCAATATACCAGTTTGTACTGTTAAACTGAATTGCTCTAAAAGTATTTCTGCAATGAAGTTCCATCATGAGTCAAGATCATCCTTAGGATTGGCTACAGATGAAGGTCATGTAATATTAAGAGATATAACTACAAATAAGGATAAAGCACTCTTTGAGAACATACACGCATCCCCCGTCAGTGATTTAACATTTTCCCTCATCAATAGGGATGTTATGCTGTCATCTGGTTATGACAAAGTAATGCATGTCTATGATACAAGACTACAAAATGTAGTGTCTACAATAAAAACCTCATATGCACTAACATCGCTGGCGATCAATACAGAAAATCATGTTGCACTTGGAACGAAAAATGGCTATGTTATTATCTATGATTTGAGAGATCTGACCAtgccatttaaaatattaaaaggtcATGAAGAAGAAGTGAGAAAAGTGGCTTTCCAACCGCATAGAAAGAAAACGTTATCAACAGAATTGAGTATTAATGAAAGAGTTGAATGCAATAGTCCTATGAAGGTTCAGTCACCTGTTCGGAGTAGGAACTCAgatttgttttatgttaacaACACACCTCCTAAAGTCAGTTGTGATGTCCCAGAAAGTGAGGTAAGGAGATCTACAAGTGACAATAAAGCTGATTCCTTCCTTGTTATGATGGGTTTAGATGAGAAATCAAATGTAGATTTTGAAGACGAATTCAACAAATCTCCCGAACACTTCAGAAAGAGTGATAAAATTGAGTTGAGGTATCGCCAACTAGATGCTGAGAAGAATATAAACAAAGCTTCCACACCATTGAGCAGTCGAGgtgttgataatattatttttccatCTCCCTTGGTCCTCATCAATGGAGTACCAGATGATGGACGAACCTCAAATACTAACATAAGGCAAGCAAACTTACAACCCGTAGGTATAGATAATAAGACTGTTGAAGAGCTAAAGGATTTCATTAAACTATCATTATCATATGTTGCTGACGATGTTAGAAGTTCTTACCTAAGCACCATGATGGAACTAACAAAGCAAAAGCTGTATCTTGAAAAGCAGTTGGCCAATATGAGCAATCAAATAGATACATTAGTTCAAAACCAAAATGCACTAATTGAAGCTAACAGAAAGCTAGTTCTACAGGTAGATCAGTTGAAATCTTATCAAAActcattttaa